The Brassica oleracea var. oleracea cultivar TO1000 chromosome C6, BOL, whole genome shotgun sequence genomic interval AGCTTCTCCAATATCGATATCTTCAGCTCTTCCCTAAGCTGAGAATCCGGAACCAACCATTGTGACTGAACCCTATGAACTTCCTCAAACAGAGCATTGAAAGACTTAAACCTCTCTCTCAACGCGCTCCTGGATACACCTGATGCAAAGCTTCCCTTTGTCCTTAACCCTTCATCTCTCAAGCAATACAACACTTTGACCCAAGCGGCTCTTTGGTAATACGTAGCGGCTTGCCTGAACTTACCCGTTAGCTTCCTCAAGTAAAGATCTCCGATCATTTCCTTTAGCTCTGTCGACCCTTTGATCTTCTGGACAATGTAGTGCACATTGTTCATAACAAAGAGATGCGACAATGCCGCATCTCTGTAGTACTTAGACTTCCCTTCGAGATTGAACTGAAGGATCAGTATGATCCAGATCAGATGGAGAGCTAACGGACCTTTGTTCTCAACCTCGGAGAAGTCCATCTCCGGCGCGTTTGTATCCGTAGCGTTCCTCGACGGTTTAGACATGATGAGATCAACTAACGTTGGTCTGTACTCAGAGATCAAACTAATGTAGTTCATCACATACCTAGTCAACGGATGTATCGTCCCTCCAGGGACAGGAACCCTCGACGGCTCACGCAAGACAGCGTTTTCGAATTCCGACAGTATCCCTCTCGCAGCTTCCGCCAACCTCGAGAGTATCTCCGCCGCCTGAACCCTAATCGAGTCAGAAGACTTCAGATCGAACACCGACTCGATGTCCGGCAAAAGCTCGATCAACGCGTCGTGGAGATCAAGGATCTTGAAAAGCTTCTCCGGCGATCTCCGGCTTATACTAATCGCCTCGGCGAAGTTGAACAGCTGGATGGCCGGACCTTTGACCGTCTCCATGAAGCAAGCCTCGTGGATGTTAACAGCTCCGACGCTCTCGAACACGTGCTCGCAGAGAAGCTTCTCGCTAGCGAAGACAACTCTCACGCAGACCTTCGCCGCTCGGATCCAGCGGCGGATCTTCTGCTCGAGCGCCTCCCAGTTCAGCCTCTGCACGTCTCCGATGCTCAGCTTCTCGATCCCTAGCCTCCGGAAGGAGGAGTCCACGGCGGATTTGCGCACGCTGCCGTAGACTTGAATGCACTCCCGGAGGTACCCGGCGGAGACCATGCGCCGAGCGATCCAGCTCAGGTACACCACCGCGTCGATCGGGATCAGCTCGATCTCGCGTATGCTGCTCGTGGATCTACTGTAGCTTCCCCGCCCGGTCGGTAACCGGACCGTAGCTGAACCGGAGCTGGAGCTAGACCCGGTTCGTTTGAGAAGATCC includes:
- the LOC106296256 gene encoding exocyst complex component EXO70A1 → MEPQEQAHGSDGDDCSVSGFDSAEKVIMKWDATASEEAREKMIFTDPQEVKLYLHAVDEIQRHVSSPGELESRASSAIQIAMARLEDEFRNILVSHSSPINSDSLMSSSSSSSHLEVDEDASNNNEEDDQEEETDLLKRTGSSSSSGSATVRLPTGRGSYSRSTSSIREIELIPIDAVVYLSWIARRMVSAGYLRECIQVYGSVRKSAVDSSFRRLGIEKLSIGDVQRLNWEALEQKIRRWIRAAKVCVRVVFASEKLLCEHVFESVGAVNIHEACFMETVKGPAIQLFNFAEAISISRRSPEKLFKILDLHDALIELLPDIESVFDLKSSDSIRVQAAEILSRLAEAARGILSEFENAVLREPSRVPVPGGTIHPLTRYVMNYISLISEYRPTLVDLIMSKPSRNATDTNAPEMDFSEVENKGPLALHLIWIILILQFNLEGKSKYYRDAALSHLFVMNNVHYIVQKIKGSTELKEMIGDLYLRKLTGKFRQAATYYQRAAWVKVLYCLRDEGLRTKGSFASGVSRSALRERFKSFNALFEEVHRVQSQWLVPDSQLREELKISILEKLSPAYRSFLGRFRSHIESGKHPENYIKITVEELETEVLDLFEGLTATQQHQRRRSE